One window of Thiovulum sp. ES genomic DNA carries:
- a CDS encoding fibronectin type 3 domain-containing protein, producing MKKKLLILFILPIFFISCGGNILPKPKPLIQDQNLQIVKNIKAISDSTSVAFEWEKSNFSDLAGYRIYRAKVIGDVSEELVLVAVIEEHVATHYVDKELLANTIYKYAFTTFTADGRESKSSETLQIKTRPLISAPLYIHSVKDLANKTKLLWRPHPQENVSGYIIERQDTNTGEWETVGELNHRFEVEFIDRELETNKIYKYRVFSKTFDGMISEPSETVDAITKARPKTVSELRATTDLPREIRISWKSEADLKYRIYKSDSLDGNFKFVGETAKNSFSDKVEEDGVQKFYKVSTVDSTNLESSLPDLPVSGITLFPPKAPKIMGISQKGVGIEISWEATDNRSLKYIIERSSGSSWSGGESVKFESTDTTFTDSNPPKNTKLTYRISAIDEHGLISKFSEEKEFSIK from the coding sequence ATGAAAAAAAAGTTACTTATTTTATTTATTTTACCTATATTTTTTATAAGTTGTGGCGGAAATATTCTACCAAAACCAAAGCCACTAATTCAAGACCAAAACTTGCAAATTGTTAAAAATATAAAAGCAATTTCAGATTCCACATCGGTCGCATTTGAATGGGAAAAATCAAACTTTTCAGATTTAGCTGGATACAGAATCTACCGAGCAAAAGTAATTGGAGATGTTTCAGAAGAGCTTGTTCTTGTTGCTGTTATCGAAGAGCATGTTGCTACTCATTATGTCGATAAAGAGTTACTTGCAAATACAATTTACAAATATGCTTTTACAACTTTTACAGCTGATGGGCGAGAATCAAAAAGTTCAGAAACATTGCAAATTAAAACAAGACCTCTTATTTCCGCACCGCTCTATATTCACTCTGTAAAAGATTTGGCAAACAAGACAAAACTTCTTTGGCGACCTCATCCACAAGAGAATGTCTCTGGATATATAATTGAGAGACAAGATACAAACACAGGCGAATGGGAAACAGTTGGCGAACTTAATCACCGTTTTGAAGTAGAATTTATCGACAGAGAATTAGAAACAAATAAAATCTACAAGTACCGAGTATTCTCAAAAACTTTTGACGGAATGATTTCTGAACCAAGTGAAACAGTTGATGCAATTACAAAAGCAAGACCAAAAACAGTTTCCGAATTACGAGCAACAACAGACCTCCCACGGGAAATTAGAATTTCATGGAAAAGTGAAGCAGATTTAAAATACAGAATTTATAAAAGTGATAGCTTGGACGGAAATTTTAAATTTGTTGGCGAAACAGCAAAAAATAGTTTTTCTGACAAAGTTGAAGAAGATGGAGTTCAAAAATTCTATAAAGTCTCAACCGTTGATTCCACAAATCTAGAATCTTCTTTACCAGATTTACCAGTTTCAGGAATTACACTTTTCCCGCCAAAAGCACCTAAAATTATGGGTATTTCTCAAAAAGGGGTCGGTATTGAAATCTCTTGGGAAGCTACTGATAATCGAAGTCTAAAATATATAATTGAACGAAGCAGTGGTAGCTCTTGGAGTGGCGGTGAAAGTGTCAAATTTGAATCTACCGACACAACTTTTACAGACTCAAATCCTCCAAAAAACACTAAACTAACTTATAGAATTAGTGCAATTGATGAGCATGGTTTGATTTCAAAATTTTCAGAAGAGAAAGAGTTCTCAATTAAATGA
- a CDS encoding DIM6/NTAB family protein (PFAM: Flavin reductase like domain): protein MTKNITEISESEKKDIFYTLVSPRPIAWIVTESKSGVVNIAPFSFYNLISTKPVTLMVAIGNKLDGTPKDTLRNIRETGKATICNVIPADLEKMKKSGESLSENESEAEKFGIETEKTFDDFPPRIINSTSSIFCTFAGEMEGLQSKTIPLFLIGAKLHLGDEVSEIQQIATTKNGYGEC from the coding sequence ATGACAAAAAACATTACTGAAATTTCAGAAAGCGAAAAAAAAGATATTTTTTACACTCTTGTTTCTCCGAGACCAATTGCATGGATTGTTACAGAATCAAAGAGTGGAGTTGTGAATATTGCACCATTCAGTTTCTATAATTTGATTTCAACAAAACCTGTTACTTTAATGGTAGCAATTGGAAATAAATTGGACGGAACTCCAAAGGATACTTTGCGAAATATTCGAGAAACAGGAAAAGCTACAATTTGCAATGTCATTCCTGCGGATTTAGAAAAGATGAAAAAAAGTGGAGAATCTCTTTCAGAAAATGAGAGCGAAGCGGAGAAATTTGGAATTGAGACTGAAAAAACTTTTGATGATTTTCCTCCACGAATTATAAATTCAACATCATCTATTTTCTGTACTTTTGCGGGTGAAATGGAGGGACTCCAGAGTAAAACAATTCCACTTTTTCTAATTGGTGCAAAACTTCATCTTGGCGATGAGGTCAGTGAAATTCAGCAAATTGCGACAACAAAAAACGGTTATGGTGAATGCTAG
- a CDS encoding lipopolysaccharide heptosyltransferase I (PFAM: Glycosyltransferase family 9 (heptosyltransferase)~TIGRFAM: lipopolysaccharide heptosyltransferase I): protein MLVKTSQKILIVRLSALGDIIHSSAVLPFIKKAIPGIQIDWLVEVQFQQILENNPYIRHIHTVDLKQFKRNKNFINFQKVLLQLNKIRMEYKYDLIIDMQGLLKSSLISRYISNKVHGFSWNSAKEGFCSLFYNSTTKISYSENKIWRNFALVNDALNLDFKEEDILKKRPHLFCMNSFPKAKGQIIFVIGSSMDQKNYPKEKFLELARELDKPISIVWGNEKEFEIAEWIANKTGNAIVAPKLSLNQLKHYVLSSDLVIGNDTGPTHLAWAMNVPSIVLFGMTPIEQMIETNINKYLKSESEVDPEDLDKDDYSICDIEVGDVVKLALQLLEKEERNITH from the coding sequence ATGCTAGTCAAAACTTCGCAAAAGATTTTGATTGTTCGCCTCTCTGCTCTTGGCGATATTATTCACTCTTCTGCGGTTTTGCCTTTTATTAAAAAGGCAATTCCAGGAATTCAAATAGATTGGCTTGTTGAAGTTCAATTTCAACAAATCCTTGAAAATAATCCCTATATCCGACACATTCACACTGTTGATTTAAAACAGTTCAAACGAAACAAAAATTTTATAAATTTCCAAAAAGTCCTTTTGCAACTGAATAAGATTAGAATGGAATATAAATATGATCTTATTATTGATATGCAGGGGCTTTTAAAATCCTCTCTTATTTCAAGATACATCTCAAACAAGGTTCATGGATTTTCTTGGAATTCTGCAAAAGAGGGTTTCTGCTCTCTGTTTTACAACTCAACAACAAAAATTTCATACTCTGAAAATAAGATTTGGCGAAACTTCGCACTTGTGAATGATGCTCTCAATTTAGATTTTAAAGAAGAAGATATTCTTAAAAAACGACCTCATCTTTTTTGTATGAACTCTTTTCCAAAAGCAAAGGGGCAAATTATTTTTGTTATTGGTTCGAGCATGGACCAGAAAAATTATCCAAAAGAGAAATTTTTAGAACTTGCTAGAGAATTAGATAAGCCAATTTCTATTGTTTGGGGAAATGAAAAAGAGTTTGAAATTGCTGAATGGATTGCAAATAAAACTGGAAATGCAATTGTTGCACCAAAATTAAGTTTAAATCAACTCAAACACTATGTTTTATCGTCTGATTTAGTTATCGGAAACGACACGGGCCCAACTCACCTTGCTTGGGCGATGAATGTTCCATCAATCGTGCTTTTTGGAATGACACCAATTGAACAGATGATTGAGACAAATATAAATAAATATTTAAAATCAGAAAGTGAAGTTGATCCAGAAGATTTAGACAAAGACGACTACTCAATTTGTGATATTGAAGTTGGGGATGTTGTTAAACTCGCACTTCAATTATTGGAAAAGGAGGAGCGAAATATTACACATTAA
- a CDS encoding FAD synthase (PFAM: Riboflavin kinase; FAD synthetase~TIGRFAM: riboflavin kinase/FMN adenylyltransferase): protein MLLNSHFNYWKRRSEILHINSLAIGKFDGLHLGHRELFSKLSKNGGVLIIDKKREKYLLPPKYRENFLEFPIFFYKFEDIFHLSGGEFLEKLISDFPNLEHIVVGYDFRFGENRTSSANDLHKLFDGKISIVDEVKIDNISVHSKEIANRLENGEIEKANLLLGRNYSIFAKHFRERGLGSQEIFPTLNLQNRNFLFPKSGVYKTETKIKKEVLESITFIGNRESSDNKFSFETHVLDRDLENRNFGEIETQFLSFIRENRKFGNLSELKKQIQKDIDFVKN, encoded by the coding sequence ATGTTGTTAAACTCGCACTTCAATTATTGGAAAAGGAGGAGCGAAATATTACACATTAATTCACTTGCAATTGGAAAATTTGACGGTTTGCATTTAGGACATAGAGAGCTTTTCTCAAAACTCTCTAAAAATGGTGGAGTCTTGATAATAGACAAGAAACGAGAAAAATATCTTTTACCTCCAAAATACAGAGAAAACTTTTTAGAATTCCCAATTTTTTTCTATAAATTCGAGGATATTTTTCATCTTTCTGGTGGGGAATTTTTGGAAAAACTTATTTCTGATTTTCCAAATTTAGAACATATTGTTGTTGGATATGATTTTCGTTTTGGTGAAAATAGAACCTCATCGGCAAATGATTTGCACAAACTTTTTGATGGAAAAATATCAATTGTTGATGAGGTCAAAATCGATAATATTTCAGTCCATTCAAAAGAGATTGCAAACCGTTTAGAAAATGGAGAAATTGAAAAAGCAAATCTACTCCTTGGTAGGAATTACTCAATTTTTGCCAAACATTTTCGCGAACGAGGTTTAGGCAGTCAGGAAATTTTTCCAACTCTCAATTTGCAAAATAGAAATTTTCTATTTCCAAAAAGTGGAGTCTATAAAACAGAGACAAAAATTAAAAAAGAGGTTTTGGAGTCAATAACTTTTATTGGTAATCGTGAAAGTTCTGATAATAAATTCTCTTTTGAAACTCATGTTTTGGATAGAGATTTAGAAAACAGAAACTTTGGAGAAATCGAAACTCAATTTCTCTCTTTTATTCGTGAAAACAGGAAATTTGGAAATCTTTCTGAATTAAAAAAGCAAATTCAAAAAGATATTGATTTTGTTAAAAATTAA